The Podarcis muralis chromosome 16, rPodMur119.hap1.1, whole genome shotgun sequence genomic interval gggattgatcctgggaccttctgcatgcaagatggatgctctaccaatgagccacGCCCTTTCCTCCACTTGCCGCTTCTCTGGGCTATGTGCATCAAATGCCACAAACCTCTGGACATTCCCCATCTGACCAACATTCCATCCCTTCCAGCATTCTGCTGcctgcagcagccaatcagaagcctctgaGAAGCCCTTCCCTATCAGACCAAaattccatctagcccagcattccgctgccacagcagccaatcagaagcctctgaGCCCTTCCACATCAGACCAAcattccatctagcccagcattccgctgccacagcagccaatcagaagcctctgaGCCcttctgcatcagaccaacattccatctagcccagcattccgctgccacagcagccaatcagaagcctctgaGCCcttctgcatcagaccaacattcCAGCTAGCCCAGCATTCCGCTgccacagcagccaatcagaagcctctgaGCCCTTCCACATCAGACCAAcattccatctagcccagcattccgctgccacagcagccaatcagaagcctctgaGCCCTTCCACATCAGACCAAcattccatctagcccagcattccgctgccacagcagccaatcagaagcctctgaGCCcttctgcatcagaccaacactcCAGCTAGCCCAGCATTCCGCTgccacagcagccaatcagaagtctctGAGAAGCCCTTCCACATCAGACCAACATTCCAGCTAGCCCAGCATTCCGCTgccacagcagccaatcagaagcctctgaGCCcttctgcatcagaccaacactccatctagcccagccttctgctgccacagcagccaatcagaagtctctGAGAAGCCTTTCCACATCAGACCAACAGTCCATCTACTCTAGCATTCCGCTgccacagcagccaatcagaagcctccgTAAAGCCCGCAAGCAGGGCAATAAAGAAACAGGCCTTCTCCAGCTCTTGcctcccaggaactggtattcagaagcaggttCCATAGAGCTATTGTTCATGAGCAGCAGCCGTTGACAGGCAAATTCATGGATTattcattttattgtattttatttttccatttaagTGAGCGGCCATCACAGCAGATGCTGTGACAGTGAGTGGAGTACAGTTATTATGCTCAGCAATGCTGACAGGGCAGGATTTGGGAAGATAGGTGGACGGTACTTCCCCCACACTGGCGCCATCAGAGCGGGACTTcggggcagaagtccagggcccCCCTCAGTGGAGTGGGCAGCCAGGCTCCCCTGATACACCAGGCCTGGCTGAGCACATTTTGGAGGAGGTAATGTAATGCACATTACTATCTaaagacagccccccccccaagaccattaagtccagagtctaacaTTACCTAACTGCACTGCTGATTCTACACTGTGTGGGGGGAAAACATGCCCCGTGGCTCTCCAGAGCAAACTGTATGTGTTTCCTTgcctttggaatacagtggtacctcgggttacatacgcttcaggttacgtacgcttcaagttacagacgcttcaggttacagactccgctaacccaggctaagaactttgcttcaggatgagaagagaaatcgtgctccggcgcagcagcagcaggaggaggccctattagttaaagtggtgcttcaggttaagaacagtttcaggttaagaacagacctccggaaagacttaagtacttaacctgaagtaccactgtaccagtacttcttcttttttcactCTTATGGAAACCAAGCCCATTAATTGCCTAAATATCTTATGATTAAGAGACCCCTAAATGGACAACAGAAAAAATGATGTGGGAAGATGCAAGTTCTTACTAGGTGGGATGAAGGCCAGGGTTAGGGAGCctttgaccctccaaatgtcgctggactacaactcccatcatccctgaaccctggggctgatgggagttagagtctcaACATCGTACAGAAGGCATCCTTCTGAGGATGagattctttaaaaaatgcatagaaaTGGATCCAACCCTCCACTAAAAAAAGCTAAGtgcattttttctttcaaaaaccatcaagtttctagtccttaggaAAAGGATGGGATAGCTCAAGTCCTCCAGACACTGTTGGCCATACACCAATGCAGCAGTTGGGGCCTACAAGTTCTTGACCATAATGTGTGCTCATTACTTACAGCAGAAGCTGGGGAGCCTCTGGCAActccagatgtcgctggactacacttcccatcagccccagccagcatggccaatgctcagggatgatgggggatgtagtccaataacacctggagggccacaggtaggCCATAATAGCGAGCCATAATAGCTGCCTCTGGCCTCTTATGGAAGCAGGAATCACGCCAGACGCTCTTCTCACACCTTAATAATTCCtcaacctcttcctttcctccctagcTGGATGAACTTCAGGAGGTGCTGGAGAAGCTGCAACATAAGAAGGTCTCCACTTGGGAGAAGAAATTCAACCAAGTTCCCAAGGTACTGGGCGCTGCCTGGATAGTTGCCGGTGGATGCAGGGGATgagggccagggagggagggattggTGCGGTGCGAATGTTGGACCAGTATCATCCCACTTCACACAGGCACGGCTTCCCcccaaggattctgggaactgtagtttgttaagggcccaGAGGAttgtgagggggggggacccttaTCTCCCTCACagaaatacaattcccagagttccctcggAAGAGGGATTAGTAGCAAAACTGGTCCACCGTCCACCCTTAACAATGGTGCACCCCTTATACAAAGACCCAGGGGAGGCCGGTGCCCATTGGGTTTGATAGGGCGCGAAGctgggagcccaacagcaggtggcgctagaGCCAGCTTGGGCCAAGTAATCCTGGCTctgctcttctcctcctccctcgaCAAAGGCAGCACGAATTAAATGACTGGGCAaagtttaaagcaggcttcctcaaactcggccctccagatgttttgagactacaattcccagcatccctgaccactggtcctgctagctaagaatcatgggagttgcaggccaaaaacatctggagggccgaggttgaggaagcctggtttaaagaattatggctcccccccccccaagattcctGACGGCCAGGATGGGCAGGAGCCTGAGAAGGGCAGGAATGTGCGGGCAGAGGAGACAGGGAGGGAGGATGATCTGGGAGGAGTGGGGTTCTGTGCCCCCCCATGAGGCAGCTGGCATCGTGGGAGGAAGAACTGGGTCAGGATCAGAAAAACCGTGCAGCCAGagcaagggggaaaggaggaggagtcgAGAGAGGAGCTTTAGGAGGTTCTGGAGAGCCTGTGGAGCTGCCAGAGGTGGTTGTGTCTTCAGAAACCCCTGTCCAGCCCACCTTGCCATTGTCTCCCTGCTCAAGGAGGgggctgtaataataatattatttttttatttataccccgcccttcccggttcagaaaaccgggccaacaacaaatttaaaacacttaattgaaaaaccagcataaaatacagtataaaactgtGAATagtaataaattcagaattcaaaaatcaatttagggggggaaatccatccaataaacattagatgatcaccagggctagctggctaaattagtcctatttggtccagcgaggagaccaggggagaattagctgtgggatcccagagcgggtaatcttcataaaaaggggagggggaaggaaggaaggggaataaaagatcaggcggaatagctctgtcttacaggccctgcggaaggaagttaaatcctgcagggccctggtctcatgggacagagcgttccaccaggttggagccatcactgagaaggccttcaGTAGCGATGGGAACAGTTAAAACAGCTTCCGGTGAGCTGTGGGGTGCTCAAATTAAATTCCAGTCGCTTGTCCTCATTGGTCTGGGTGTGGTCAGgacatctgggaactgtagtttgttatgggcgcCGAGTTCTCGGGAGGAGAGCCCTGCTCTCCCACCccagaactaccattcccagagttccccgggAACAGGGATCAACTTTTTCAaccatctttccccccccccccccttctcacagTGTTCCTTCGGTGACCTGTGTGCCGTCAGGAAGGGCGCCCGGATTGGCAAACTCTGCAACTGCCCCCGCGGATCGGCCTGCAATGCTTTCCTCCTCAAGTGCTTGTGAAATTATGGGATTTCGCGCCACATTTTCCCTCCCCACCTGTGTCGGCAACTTCCGGCTTCCTGCCTCATTGCAACGCACCAGCTCCATGAGGGGGCAGGTCATGATCCGGGGAAGTGGGCAAGCTTCAACAGAACCCTGGAACCGGGCCggggaagaaataaaagggagcttctgagcatgtgcaaagtggtTTTTTCCCCTGGAAATCTATGGGTGGGTGCTAAAGGGAGGGGGCAATAATTCGGGTTAAAGGAGGTGGGTGACACAGCCTGAATGGCTGGAAGACCAGGAAAAGGGAAATCATATATTTAAAACCCAAAAGtttcagatgtacagtggtacctcgggttacatacgcttcaggttacatatgcttcaggttacagactccactaacccagaaatagtgcttcaggttaagaactttgcttcaggatgagaacagaaattgtgctccggcggcgcggcggcagcaggaggccccattagctaaagtggtgcttcaggttaagaacagtttcaggttaagtacggacctccggaacgaattaagtacttaacccgaggtaccactgtatcccaatAGCAAGGGAGCTTGCCTGGCGCTGAGATCCTGGACGCCAGAGGTACATTTCTCCAGCCACAATGAACACGATGAACGTTAGCGCAAGGAATGCACACATCCCTAACAGCAGCAAAAACCAAGAGATGCTTCACAATCATTTCATGGTTTTATTAAACGCTAGACTGGCAGGTCTGTGTTGCGAT includes:
- the LOC144325766 gene encoding cocaine- and amphetamine-regulated transcript protein-like; the encoded protein is MDRSQLGSVAFLLCLIWAAHRSLATASRAPQEFPFKHTYQAHEKELLDELQEVLEKLQHKKVSTWEKKFNQVPKCSFGDLCAVRKGARIGKLCNCPRGSACNAFLLKCL